From the Cydia amplana chromosome 8, ilCydAmpl1.1, whole genome shotgun sequence genome, the window AGCAAACGTCTTAGACTCGTTAATTAGAAATGAAAATTTGAGTACGGCAACTTTAGATTTAAGCAAAGTTGGGACAGAGGAATCCGTTGGCATTACAGGAGGTCAACGCAACCCTTTAAAAACGACGAAATCCGACAATTCCTTATACGATCGCTTCAGAAAGTCTAGAGGTTCCAAAGAACTTAGGCATTCATTAAAGAGACGCAGTTTAAAAAGGTCCTCTTCAGGAGGTAGACTCGACTCTATTACTGAATTTCCTAGGGAGGCTTTATGTTCTTTACCATCTATTGAAGAAAATAGATCAtcgataaaatatgtaaatgccAAACCAAAACCCAAGTTAAAAGCAAAGATAACTGGAACAGTGGAAGTATCTCCACCAACTAGTGCTTTGAAATTTAAAGTTGGAGAAGTTGTTGTAGAGGAAAAGCCTCGTGCTTTGAAAAAAGAAATTTCATTTAGCAGTAGCGTTGATTCTAGTTTTGATGACTGTCCAGAAAATCGGAACAGGTCAATTACTAATGCATTGCGTAAAAGTAGAATGCGGTCTTCTATCCGTAGAAAAACCGACCTTGAAAGTAATGTTCCTTCGCCTGAACCTGACGACAGTaatttctgggataaaataGGCAAAAGGGAGACCGTTTaccttttaaaaagaaaacaaaatatagAAGATGCTAGAGAAAAACATCGAAGAGCTCTATTTTGGTTTCCAGAAGACGAGGCACCAAGTGCAAATGAAGATCATATTGAGTCTCCCCCTAATGTAAATGACTCTCATAAAACAGACTCATTGGATATTGAGAATACCGCTAAGCAGCAAGATACAACAAATATTGATGTTAGCGATGTTACAGTTGAAGCATCGATTTTACCCAAGGAACCTGAGTTGCCTTCATCCGATATTAATAGTAATATGCAGCTAACGAATCctgaaataaaaaatgataataaacATTCTTCGTTATTTGGTTCTAAAGAGGTAAAAGAAATCTCAACAAAACAAGCCAGTGAAACAATCTATCAAGATGTGAATAAACCACTGATATCAGATGGTATCTTAAATGTTAAACAAGAAAAGTCAAATGCAAGAATAGTAAATAACAGCGACGTCAAAAAGCCTGACGAAGTTGAAGTTAGTAATCAGGTGCcgcaaattaacaaaaatattaagtttCCCAAAAGTGAGGAGGACAAAATTAGTAAACTTGACAAAGCACCAGAACAATCAATGAATCCATTGGTGCcctctaataaaaatattaaagaagtgCTTTTGCAGGAACatagtgaaagtgttatttgtTCGAAATCAATAAGACCGGAAGATCTAAAAGTCATAGAAACAAAAGATGACATAATTCTTAAGCCAAGGAAAACAGATGTCGCTGTTTTGGATAATAAAGTAAATGATAGCAAACAGGAATCTTCAAAAGAATTTAAAACGGAAGAAAAAATATGTCCTGTGCATGGCAAAAAAGATAAAACCACTTCGCAAATTGAAACAAATGCAGAATCTTCTAAAGTTAAGAAAGCAGAATCTCCAGAATCGTCAAAGATGGAGGATAAGACTTCTCCTTTACATAGTAAAAAAGTAATCATGTCTCCTTATGTTGAAACAAAGgcagaattaaataaaattaaagaacAAGAGTCCTCAAAAGCGAAACAAACTGGGGAAAATAATAGTACTGATAGCAAAAAAGAGGGCATGCCCTTGCATATAAGCGTAAAGGTAGAGTCGTCGATACCATCTACTATCACTAAAGTATCAACTGTGGAACAAGCAGATAGTGAGGGTTGTATGTCACCTGAGACTACATATAAAACAGTTGAGGTAAGGGTTGATTCAGAAGCAAATACACAAGAAGCGAACACCGTTACTGAAAAGGCAGTGGAGAGCCCTTCTTCTGAGGCGGCACCTTCACAAATACCAGTAATTATAGAATCTGTAAACATTCCAAAAGAAGAAACTGCAGTTAATAATGAAGAGCAAAAAGCAAGAGAGATTATAAAGGCTGAAAATAAATCTataaacaaggaaaaagaacaACCAAGACAATCACCATCACTAGAGATTACAAAGGTCCCGATCAGAAAGCCAGTTAAAGAAGAACTGGCAGTTAGGCCTCTTATAGCTACTCCTCGTCCTCTACAAAAGAAGAGTCCTCAAGTCATTCATTCATCGAGTTCATCCTCGTCGTCTTCAGAAGAAGATACGTCAGATGATGAGGATGCAGACGAGTCAGATACCAGCGAGGAATCTACAGAGTTCTTCGAGTGCGAAACCACCGCAGACGGCAGGACTTCCACGGGATCTAACGATTCTGGATTTGACTCTTCGGCACCAACGTCACCAGCAGGTTTCGTCCACGTTAAAAAAGGTAAAAGAGGCCTTATATGCACAGATTAATTAGGAAAACACGTTTTCACATTTACACTGTCACACAAACCTACTAATAAACTTCTAACGAGTTCCAAAAAGTCCTGAGGTCCGTTCTCGATTGGTAAGAATTGTCAACTCacatgtttaaaatataaactataaCAATATCTTTTGATCGGCCCCGAGAGTTGACCTCCCGACTAATGCACGATTGCTTTTGCACGGCTTAGCTTAGCATAAGTAATTATACGTCCAATACTCTTCGTTTAGCGGCTGGACGTCTCGTTACCTATTTTGTTTTAGACTGCGATGTAAACTGCCATCGAAAATGTGAAAAGTTGACAGCGAACCTGTGCGGGGTGAACCAGCGGCTTTTAGTGGAAGCTCTGTCATCTCGAAGCGCCTCTGTCGTCTCTAAAAGAGGTGGgtaataatttcatagaaatggGTCTAAAAGGAACCTTAACGATGATAGTAGTTGTCGTTTCCACAGGACAGAATTTGAACTCGAGCGTCGTAAATACTGTCGTCAGACGACTAGACgttaatagttttatgttttcaGGCCGTAAATCATCTTCATTCGGACGGTTATTATTAGTTCAAAAATAAAAGATTGTAAAAATTTAGCCAATAAaagtaaatatctgggagaccgagcaaagctcggaaaacataaaaactcgaaaatgcgcgttttcccagggataagacctagctagatcgatttttcgcccccgaaaacccccatatatatatatacatatatatatatatatatatatatatatatatatatatatatatatatatatatatatatatatatatatatatataatcaaataaataaatatgcaagaattgctcgtttaaaggtattagattaaagTAACCTCAGTACGTCAATGGTTTTTAACGACCAATATGtgcatttttgtttaatttggaTACCTAATATTATGCGTTCGTTTGTTTTCATTGGAAGGCAAACTTATAAAGATTTGTCACAAAGCACATGatgattataataaataaataaaaagtagtgAATAGGCGCTTTAATGCGTATTTGTTTATTTGCCGAGAGAGAACACCGCGTGGGTAGTACCTGGACATCGGCCAATCACTCCTCGCTCACCTGAACAGAATTAATAGCATCAATTGCCACTGAAATTAACTTTAAGAGACAAGCACGATTACGATTTACCCAAAATAGACATTGAGATTGAAAACAAGTAATTATGTATATCAAAGTGAGCTTACGTAAGAATAAATCgaatattttcaaatttaatttcctaatgtatattttattacgtatgtatgtacattgATTTTGTAGTTTGAAGTGACTTAATATTTAGCGTttctaaatgtatttttttattattagtgcAATCTATACCGAAAGACAAGACGGATGTACGTGCATTTTTctgcaataagtacctacttattgcacGTACCTACGCGATAGATCAAGCGTACGACAGCTCGAGGAAAAAGAACGAAGACCGATTCTCGTGATCGTGATCAATCGACTGTATCGACGAGCACTATCGTCGATTATTTTGGCTGGTCTTCAAACGTCTCCGTAGTATTTTTATTCTCGATTTCCGACAACATATACTTTGGCATTGATTCGATGTCTGTTGATTTTTCAAAGtaatttttgttacattttatgGAATCGGCGTTTGTTTTTGATAGATTTACGTTTTTAGTGAAAAAAATTCGGcgatgtatttaattaaaaaaaaactaattaacgtaacatacattattttattgtaaaattcaCTGAATGAAATTCCAACAAGTAGATATATTTGCATCCCCTTTTTTCTTcctaatttcatattataactacctatacatatttctTTTCAATGCACTTTCTTCTGCATTTTCTTTTAATGCATTTTTCTAATCtatactatttctattttacAATTTCTATATTACATTGTTTATTTATCTTTTAACAGTTAAGACTTAAAAGCAAAACTATAGAGAGTTAAATTAACAAGTACGCCGGCAGCATTGGCTATCTACACAACAATGGCAGTAACAGGCGACTTTGCGTGACTAATGGAAAATATGAATAAACTAAAGATTACAAATGCCAAAACAATAATCGATTGCAAGATAATGCTTGCAACAAGACAAATATTAACGAGCCGAAATGAACTATGAAAGCTAAAAGACCTACTTAAGACTACCTAGAATTTCAATTCAACCGAACCCTGTGAAATTATCTTACATAATTTTAAGAAATGGATATTTCACACACAATACCTACTTCTCacaaatacatacaatacacaGGCTAGGTAACGTGTTGAATTGAGAACCGATTAACCAGAGAACCGATTAACCAGCATTGTGTACGCAGGTGGCGAGACTCCCGGGACGTCCGCGGCGGCGCCCAACACGCCCGACTTCCACGAGCAGGAGCTCGGTGAGCCTCCGACACTGCAACCTTGCATCACGCATGCCACTACTTTTACATCTACATCTACTATACTCTTACATCTTTCTTAAACCTCATTTATCAAAGCAtcattgttccaaatttcagTAAACTCTGATCCACAAAAGAATTTATGTTTTACTGGATATACAGgttgttgcctgtaacacgagcaaataattaaaacatatattatactcctcaaactataaaacttttagtAGTTtaactactttaaaaaaattatgaatccttcagacttcctctttttcatacaaaataaatagtgccttcaatgtacgctgacatcagtgtgtttgacgttgcttgtcacgcttcaaacataacaaaatttgcaatacattccgtcttagaataaactttaaagtgtaataaaaatcaaaacataaattatttttaaaagttgctgaacaaatgttggtcagtttgaggagtacagcctacagtttaatttattgctcctgttacaggaagcaccctgtataacggCTAAATTAGCAGAAAAAATCGAAAATTTGGTCGGTAATTTTTGATTGTTTCCCAGGATGTTATGTATTTTAGAATAGACGAGTGTTCTATGTATTGCTTGTGCAGTAAAATTTAGAATTGTGTTAACCGTTTTGCTCCGCAAGCACTAATCAAACATTACCTCTTCATTACTTTCAAAACACTACATTTTCATTAGGTACATCATTAGAATAAGTACTAAATGCAAGTTCCCTCTAGTTAATGTAGCTGTAAATTAGAACTCACATTGTATTTTGTTTTCATAAAAATGTATCTGGGTAAAAAAGGGATTACCTAAAAGAAAGGCCTAATACGAGTACTAAACTATTTGGTTGAGTTATGATCTCGCGTTACAATAACTTTAGGCatagataaataagtaggtacctaagttgtAGTAAATATATGGAgcgagcatttattttatttctctaggCCTTAGGTGACCTTAACCTTAAGTGTTctcaatttaaattatattcgTGTTATACATGCCCAAATAAACATGTGTAAATATTAATACATGCTCCTACTATTCCCGGAAGTTAAAACAATTCGTGATTTATTGGAAATGTAAAGTGATCAGCTAGATAAATCACTTACAATATTTCGGACTTGCAACAGACTAAATTATCTGCCAACGAAACTAGACCAGAGTAATAATTTCGGAAAGATCAACTGAGACGCGATTATTATAAATGCCAAGTGCCcagtttgttttaaattatcattCGTTATTTGCAGTTCGTTAATATAATGGTaagtaaatatatgcctaatagcttagataaaatattttcttgatcttctaaatagtattttatacaatcgtgatattataatggagagcttttcagtcgagtaccgtctttaggcaacgaagcttgctgatttgctaagtaaggtacgagattgaaaagcttgattatatcactattgtatacaatactttttctacgagtcaactaaaaaaaatacttaaaactagtagaagaatcatatatgtaggtaaaaaaaccaaaagtatacagctaagatgcgcgagcagccgcgataccttcatactcatacgcgacccggcccccgcgcccctcgcccccggccggttggtcaacgacaccttctcgtaactcatgaggccctacCTATTACTTCAATTATGCATGACAGATAAGATCTCTTACAGCGATCTGAAAATCGTAAAAACTATTTCGAATTTAAGTGGGTTCAGCAACCCGTAAATGCAGTAACCCGTAGCAACTGGAACATTGATAGTATATACGATTGATTGTGTTTaattagggccgatacagacggactgatgtaccgtcggcgtgcagttcctatACAAGTTGCAGTAGGGTTGTAGTCCatctgtaccggcccttaggATGGACCGGTACGTGCCGGTACAGATGGActgaggatgatgatgatataattGCATGTCACGCGAAAGCCCCAGTTATTATACAGGTTAAAAGGAAAGGGGACGAACAATTCTCCATTTCGCCTTTAGTCTTAATTTAAAACAGTGGAGCAGCCACTTAGCTTTTACACAAATTCTGTAAGCGCCCCATTTCGCTTCGCACCGAGCACTTGTGGTCGCCCCACTTCGGGTTCCGCGTTCCAGCAAAACTTCCTACAGTTCTGACGCAACTATTAACTATCTAAATTCACTCTATCTACCTGTAAAACTAAAATCAAAACATGCCGAGTTGTTGTATAACTTCCGATTATGTGGACTCTTACTCGTAAATATGAACTAACTTTTTATAAAACGGCATCATAagttcataaaaatataatatttttatgacaaatgAAAGAGATAAAAAGTTGAAGAGGACAGTTTGTTAGGAATTTGACGATTGACAACAAGGGGGAGTTAGGGCGGTAGGCGACATTATAGATATTGGCATTTCTAGTTTCTAGTtcatacatattaataaattgATATGTTGTTATAGTTAAAAATATTGACGATATGAGCCTTTTTAGCGAGAACAACGCCTGTTGTCTACCTCTATCTTTTATCAATCTATGAGGAAGAAATTATTCAATTTACAATAACTTCTTCCTAATCGCCCCAATTCCTTCAAAGTACGATTTCGTAATGAAGCTACTCGAACACGATCAACGACCACTTACTTATTGAACAAAATAGTAATTAAGAACTCTTGCTTAAAATACTACTTCAATATAGGCTAGAATAAACGGAAATTCTCTATTCTCCAGTAAGGTACTTAGTTCCCTTTAAAGTGCATAGGTGGCGCGGTAattagttataattattttaggcTAGCGAATTTGTAATGTACTCATGACACTTTCCCAATATACGCCATAAGAAGCACACGCTGTTTGTCTCCGACTCCCCTCAAGACCCTCCGACCTCCGCCCACGTGCAACcaataaggcccacttgcaccattccactaacccagggttaaccggttaaacatgcatttaccatggttaccagtacaatttgacactaggttaacgatttaaccacacaaccccgggttagtgggatggtgcaagtgggtttAAGAGTACTATACTACtactaatactactactacttaataataataatgggaGAAGGGTGACCGACAAAGTAATGCTAAAAGGTAATGTTGAGCACGGTACCTACAAATATAACTTTGAAAATAGAAGGAggaaataacctaacctaacattaTACTTGACAAAATCGCAGGTTATTCGCGAGCCTATTCCCGGAGAGACCAACGACCGATCAAACGCTAACATAAACCTCGAAACAACGGACAACCGACATGTTATTCGCGACTTCTGTAAATAAAGAGATATTAATGAGTTTGGTGGGCTTCGCGCAACCGCATGCCAAATGCACAGATTGTAACTACTACCGAGTGCCGACGCATTATTTATTACGATGGGCTGAGCAGATTGATGGGCATCATTAAATGCACGCATTTTCATTTGCCGGTGGTTTAGTTTATCGGTAATAAATCCTGTGTTAGATAACACCATAGGCATCCTCCTACATGAGTATTATAATGAACATTGGTAGGAAGTAGTATATAATCCCGTTTTAATACATACTAAGACAAGTTCAAACcaagaataataattattaagccCCATTCCGAATTCGCCGACGACGACGTTATTCTTTAAGTTCTCATAAGTTCAACAACTTCAACAGTACCTACTGTAACATTTTCCGCCCATATTGAGTCCCAAAAAAATCTTTAGTTCTTAATAGttcttatataaaaaaaaagtgcctAGAGCGCTTGGTTGGTACTGTCTGTTGACTTTTATAATTAAAGATAATGAATTATTTACCTgcttcggcctgttttaaagtCGACTCGGGTTATGTTACAATAATCTACCAAATTCAATTCCTCCAGTTTAAGGAAGTAAATCGTTGTCACATTCATCTAGTTCTCCCGAAATTACATGGCGACCTTGATATTGCTCCGTCTAATCTCAACTAATATTTTTAGCAACGGCCGCGATCTCAGGCGAGGTGAAAGAGAATTAATTTGACACACATGCTCTTCGCGAATTATGTCATAATCGTAATAGTGTTTGGCGGATCATATGATAATTAGCTGTGATGCGCACTACTCGAACCTTTTAATAATACTGTGACGTAGCTTGAAGCTAACCCTCTCCTATTTCCTAATCCTCTTAacatatgtatataggtatattaggtaAGAACCTAAATTATTGTCAGGGCTACGATCTACTGTCTGTCTGAGAACTTATTTGATTGTTATGCCGATTATGTCTAAAGCTAACATTGTTTGTTGGATAAACTGTTAATTATCGCAGGCGCTCAATTCTCAGTATCCGCCTGTCGGGTTTCAAACTATTATATCTACATACATAAGTAGATAAGTTCTTTTCCAAGTTtccttaaatttgttaaatatcattcaaaagtcaattctaccgcattttttttaactgacaAGTTATAAATTGATTCTTAAGCATTACGGAGTGTTGCGAATGAGGGACTTGCGGGAGACAGTATACTTGTCAGCGCAATATCGGAATTCTCAAATTAGCCGCACTGCTGTACCGCACCGTTCGCGTAGGCCGGGGACAACAGCGCGATATATTCTCACACCCAGACACGATACGGTTATTATCGAACGCTGAACAGTTAATAACATAGAAATGGACGTagtaatagattttttttatgtttacgcTTACAGAGAGCGTCTAGTAAGGTGTCACCAATTTTTGACGGAGACGTATCGAACTCTTGAGTaatatcaaagagaatagagtgtatataGAGGCTAGAGTGTTTACACGAGTATAGGCCAAATGTATGACGCCATAGCATAGTTAGTTTAGTGGTGATTTTGGCTACGGAGCTGGTGGTCTGGGCTTGAATTTCAATACGATcatttttaacttttatcaatAAGTTTTTATGTCCATCCTTTaaatctataggtacctaaataatgtcCCTAAATACAATAATTTGCGTAAGATTGCCCTTTTATGTTCATTGTTACGTACGGTCGGTGCCCCAACTTAAGTACACCAAAGTTGCCATACTAATTAATTGTATAGAAAAGTGTATACTTATGTTAGGGAACCACCCCGCCGCGCGCTATTTGGATTATCCCCGTACCGGACGATGTTGCGTATGCAGTGACCATTCGTGTGACCGTTCAATAACCTGGATGTCACCTTACGAATTATTTGGAAACGTGTACCAAAGACAAGGCGAGTCATTTGATAAGGATCTTTGTGGCGTTGGTCCATAGCGAACTAAAGGTTGTTTACAGTGATATAAATCTTGACGAGGACATGCCAAAACACTTGCGCtaatatttcatttaatttaaagtcAACGGATTTATATTACAAGTCATAAACTATATTAATTGTACATTTCTCTACCTAATTCGCACCTCACATGGGGgcaacttaaataatattttaacagaCATAGCTGTAAACATTTGTGTGGGCGAGATTTACAGATAGCTATTTACCATTAAAATTACTTCAAAGTTGCCAAAATTAATATCTGTTGCAAGTCTACAAATTAATTTGACTGTTATAAACTCAAAGTCTACGGCTatatttttagatatttcaaTAAATCGTTTGAATATGCTAGAAAATCACATATTGTTTAAATATTCAAACTATTTAATAGCCAAGTCAAAATTAATATCTGTTGAAAGTCTACAAATAAATTTGACTGTTATAAACTCAAAGTCTACGGCTatatttttagatatttcaaTAAATCGTTTAAATGtgctaaaaaataacatattgTTTAAATATTCAAACTATTTAAATAGCCAAGTCAAAATTAATATCTGTTGCATAAGTCTACAAATAAATTTGACTGTTAGAAACTCAAAGTCTACGGCTatatttttagatatttcaaTAAATCGTTTATCTATGCTAAAATAATCACATATTGTTTAAATATTCAAACTATTTAATAGCATTTCAAGTGCAACTTGTCTGAGAACTTCGCTCTGTTCCTGGTACAAGTTGCAGGTGGGATGTATCCTGtcattttattattaggtattttatttatcgggTTATTTTCGATTTCCTTCAAACATACatattaagtataaataaactaCGTgagactaaaataaataaatttagtacttaagtactaatcaagaaaatataattttcGAATTTAATTACATGTCTGTCTTATGCGTTTAAAAAGAACTTtcgccgctttttttatactatgttttTTTACTTGCATCATTTtagattaagtaagtacctaactgaACGACTGCTTTGAAATCACATCAAAATTAAATGTTGTTTGCAGAGCAATCGACAGCGTATGGGCTATTCCGCAAGACGGGTCGCTTCACGCCGCCCGCGCGCTCCATACCGCGCTTCCGCAAGTACAACATAGAGGACTTCCACTTTGTCAAGGTCCTCGGGAAAGGCAGCTTCggaaaggtgagttttttcatattttaaagataaaacAGTATGACCAGAGTGAAATTTTAACACGGGACCTTACTCTGCCAGAGCCAGTCGAAAAAAAtgataactcgcgggaaaaaattgaagaaatttaaaccttatgtaatttaattttttctaattaaattaataaaatatctcgagttatcaacttcttcccgccgtgtaccggTTTATTCTCATTATGAATTTAACAATTCATATGTGAACTTGAACTAATACTTAATAATAAGCGTTAAGAAAATAACAAAAAGGTAGTTCTACACAATACTCGTTAATGCTTCaagtaaagttttatttattcaagtataggtaggtaaactTGAAAATAACTGTATGTTATGTTCCGCCTATGAATCCCATTAAGAGCAAAGCAGATTAAGTAATCCATTGTTAGACCTACCGCCATTTCATCGTACCGCGACGATAGAAGATCGAGAAATTCCTAATCAATCTAACTAAATAAATCATTCAATTTCTTGAGGTCAGCGCTTGGCTATCGAGGAATACGGTACGCGGTGATTACGGTGCGAatgttacctacctaaccctgtTGAATGATTTCCCATATAAGTGAAATGCGGTTTCATCATCATTTAACTTTGGGGTAGCTCTTTGTTCTTACTGAAACAATAAATAACTTAAGAAACAACAGATACAGAAAGCAATTAGCATTGTTTTCGTTGACCTAAATGCACCCAGAGTTGAGTCGAGCCGAGTGCCAGACGGCCGACCAGAGGATAAAAATGGCACGATGGATCTATCAGTGCAAATCAATTTCGCGCCTGACAGCCCCCGATCAGTTATAGATATTACGCAAATAAATTATTCAATAATCAAGCCATAGTTTTGTGGTACCGATATCctgtaacaattttatttattacgtacctaatacctacttgaCTGAGTAAATAAATACCAAAAAGACAACAGAAAGTACTAACTACTAAGACTTTGACTTAATACAAAACCGACAATCGATAATAGATTTCAGAGAGCAAGTATTACGTTACGAGTAggtttattatatataattttaggtagtattatatgtaaattttaggtaggtatattgtatactagctgttgcccgcgacttcgtacgcgtggatttgtatattggtggttatatattctacattagcttagaacattatgcagcaaaagatcgcagtaagacggttaatcatttgttaattattaatattacaacgcatgatacttgtctttcacaacctacgaagcttcaagcccctaactgaataaaattgttctcgatataatccctctcaaccagaagattttcatgtcctctatttaataaaacctactacttaactacctatttacgaagtttgaagttcctagctttaaataaaatttgaaccctatacaaactttcaacccctttttaaccattttaggggatgaatttttacaaacgctgaaattacttttcttgtattttaataatatgcccatatacaaagtttacaacgattaaagtcccgcactcaaatgaatgtttgacctctatacaaatcttcaacccctttttcaccaccatggggatgaattatcaaaaactctgaaatttgttttcttctcttttgatgaaatacctttttacgaagtttcaagtttgtttgcaactttacaaactttcaaccccctttcgaccctttaagagatgaattttaaaaacgctgaatttacttttcgcgtattttaataaaatgccattttacaaagactcacaaaaatgtttgatctccatacaaactttttaccctttttcaccactttgagagatgaattttcaaaaacgctgaaataagttttcttctcttttaataaaatacccttttaagaagtctcgagttcctagcttaaaataaaatttgaaccccataaaaactttcaacccctttttaacccttttaagggatgtacttttaaaaacgttgaaattacttttcttgtattctaataaatg encodes:
- the LOC134650175 gene encoding probable serine/threonine-protein kinase dyrk2 isoform X3, whose amino-acid sequence is MPLYSDHISNMYYSGSPSYSAPYSYGSKTPIGSSYSASYLNPGSNYSNHSSLGGYTRPQVSSRWITSSGRTYSPILSTISERNTSSPSRVSSPRRIASYKRSYVPSSYTPRPININTADIDVSRNKYRPKTESPPPPPPQADAPTADNENGPFMPRIDGKPETGIDSSPGELRSTIKRGRTVVRLHTIKRKDRDSPRKPLDESQKSSAEEGDKSESVVDNAPFKDASESMKWREKLSEDLIYKEKKEKKTIGTKLMEKFIVKDNNDSDIEITSNSKNKQEHALSAPLAPHSSTSRSPTRRCSVEILAEQANVLDSLIRNENLSTATLDLSKVGTEESVGITGGQRNPLKTTKSDNSLYDRFRKSRGSKELRHSLKRRSLKRSSSGGRLDSITEFPREALCSLPSIEENRSSIKYVNAKPKPKLKAKITGTVEVSPPTSALKFKVGEVVVEEKPRALKKEISFSSSVDSSFDDCPENRNRSITNALRKSRMRSSIRRKTDLESNVPSPEPDDSNFWDKIGKRETVYLLKRKQNIEDAREKHRRALFWFPEDEAPSANEDHIESPPNVNDSHKTDSLDIENTAKQQDTTNIDVSDVTVEASILPKEPELPSSDINSNMQLTNPEIKNDNKHSSLFGSKEVKEISTKQASETIYQDVNKPLISDGILNVKQEKSNARIVNNSDVKKPDEVEVSNQVPQINKNIKFPKSEEDKISKLDKAPEQSMNPLVPSNKNIKEVLLQEHSESVICSKSIRPEDLKVIETKDDIILKPRKTDVAVLDNKVNDSKQESSKEFKTEEKICPVHGKKDKTTSQIETNAESSKVKKAESPESSKMEDKTSPLHSKKVIMSPYVETKAELNKIKEQESSKAKQTGENNSTDSKKEGMPLHISVKVESSIPSTITKVSTVEQADSEGCMSPETTYKTVEVRVDSEANTQEANTVTEKAVESPSSEAAPSQIPVIIESVNIPKEETAVNNEEQKAREIIKAENKSINKEKEQPRQSPSLEITKVPIRKPVKEELAVRPLIATPRPLQKKSPQVIHSSSSSSSSSEEDTSDDEDADESDTSEESTEFFECETTADGRTSTGSNDSGFDSSAPTSPAGFVHVKKEQSTAYGLFRKTGRFTPPARSIPRFRKYNIEDFHFVKVLGKGSFGKVLLAELRDTEYYYAVKCLKKDVVLEDDDVECTLIERRVLALGTNHPYLCHLFATFQTDSHLFFVMEYLNGGDLMFHIQQSGRFPESRARFYAAEIVSGLKFLHKRGIVYRDLKLDNILLDFDGHVRIADFGMCKLQIYLEKTADTFCGTPDYMAPEIIKGLKYNQTVDWWSFGVLLYEMLIGQSPFSGCDEDELFWSICNEMPSYPRFLSTDSLNILTRLLDKDARTRLGGIECMHGDVRDQDFFRQIPWDRLERRELEAPFKPKVRHPLDTQYFDRAFTGERPRLTAVEPHVLRSMDQQPFRGFSYTNPNATDR